A stretch of Natator depressus isolate rNatDep1 chromosome 2, rNatDep2.hap1, whole genome shotgun sequence DNA encodes these proteins:
- the LOC141982656 gene encoding ribosyldihydronicotinamide dehydrogenase [quinone]-like isoform X2, giving the protein MAGRKVLIIYAHQEPKSLNGSLKNLAVEELSKQGCNVTTSDLYAMQFEPRATRNDIIGCLHNSEHFDYGVESWEAYKRRCLASDLIEEQRKVQAADLVIFQFPLYWFSMPAIMKGWIDRVLVQGFAHNFPQCYDDGLLKNKLALLSFTTGGDEEMFSKGGVSGDIRYLLWPIQHGIMHFCGFKVLAPQICFAPKYVTEEKRKEMLTSWAQRLKTIWEEKPINCTPELYFK; this is encoded by the exons ATGGCAG GGAGAAAAGTACTAATAATTTATGCACATCAAGAGCCCAAATCTCTAAATGGATCCTTAAAGAATCTTGCAGTAGAAGAATTGAGCAAACAGGGCTGCAACGTCACCACATCTGATCTGTACGCAATGCAATTTGAGCCACGAGCAACAAGAAATGATATCATTG GTTGTCTGCACAACTCAGAACACTTTGATTATGGAGTGGAATCATGGGAAGCTTACAAGAGAAGATGCTTGGCTAGTGATTTGATTGAGGAACAGAGGAAGGTTCAAGCTGCTGATTTAGTGATTTTTCAG TTTCCCTTGTATTGGTTCAGCATGCCTGCCATTATGAAGGGCTGGATAGACAGAGTCTTGGTCCAAGGATTTGCTCACAATTTCCCACAGTGTTATGATGATGGCTTACTCAAG AATAAACTAGCCCTACTTTCATTTACCACTGGAGGAGATGAAGAAATGTTTTCAAAAGGAGGGGTCAGTGGTGACATTCGCTATCTCCTGTGGCCCATCCAG CATGGTATAATGCACTTCTGTGGTTTCAAAGTCCTTGCTCCTCAGATCTGCTTTGCTCCCAAGTACGTgacagaagagaaaagaaaggagaTGCTGACCTCCTGGGCACAGCGACTGAAGACTATCTGGGAGGAAAAGCCTATAAACTGCACTCCTGAGTTGTATTTTAAGTAA